The nucleotide window TACACAGTTCTCATTGAATTAAAATGTCTGAAaccttcttcaaccaaaccaTTTCGGCCACAAGCAGACAAAACACTCACGAGTATGACAGTGTCTGGTTTTACCCCATATCTAATCATCAAATCGAACATCGCCAAAGCATCCTGACTGCTTCCGTGCTGAGCATATCCATCAACTATCGCTGTCCATGTAACTAAATCCGGAACATCTATTTCATCAAAAACTTTACGAGAATCATCCAGGTTGCCACTTTTGGAATATAACTTCACAAGTGAACTGCTCACTGATAGATCAGACAGTATGCTTACTTTGGTTGCATACCCATGTAACAGTTTACCATAGAATGGCCTTGCCATGTTAGCACAGATGCTAATAATAGATGAGCATAAAAACCTATCTATATGAAAACCAGCAGCCAACATAAGCTGAAACAATGAGATTGCCTCCTCACTATAACCATTCATAGCATATCCAGATATCATTGAAGATAACATGATCTGGTCTTTGCATGGAGTTGCATCAAAAAGTCTTCGAGCTCTGTGTACATCTTTACATTTGGAATACATGGAAATAAGGCAATGGTTAATGGACGTGGTTGCTCCGTAGGCACGAAGGACATGTCCATGAACTTCCTTCCCTTTGAGCAAACACTCCGGTACATTGCAGGCTGAAAGAATGGCACTTAACGACACATCATCTGGTGTAAAACCTTCAACAATCATATTCCTCAACACCTGGAATGCCCCAACTGAATGGCCATGTGTTGCAAAACCAGCAACCATTGATGTCCATGACACTTCATCCCGTTCGTGCATCTCTTCAAAAACCTTGTAGCTATCCTTCAAATCCTTACATCTGGAGTACATGGTGGAGAGCGCACTTGCCACAAGAACAGCATGAATAAACCCGTCTTTTATGACCAATGAATGCAGCAGTCTGCCAAACTCAGATGAGTCAACAGAACTGAAAACAGAAGCGTAGCATTTGTCATTCGGTCTTAGGCCCTGACATAACATCCTCCTTAACAGCTGAATTGATCTTTGTAGGCTATGCCTGCTAACCCCAGATATGAAAGCCGACCAGATGCTTCTGTTGCTAACTGTGCCAACTTCTTGAAATACCTTCTCACACAGCTGAACAGCCCCAACATTTGCATATGTGGAAATCAAAGCCTCCTTGACAACATGATCCAAGTACAGCTCAGTCTTCATAATCATGCCGTGCACCTGGTTAGCCTCCCGTATCATGGACATCTGAGAGCAGGCAAGCAATATGCTCGTTGCCGTGTACTTGTTAATTGCCACACCACTCCGCAACATTTCCGTAAGCAGGAGCATTGCACTTACTGGGTCCTCCTCTTGCACGAAACCAGCAATCGCAGTTGTCCAGGAAACCACATTCCGGATTGGCATCCTCCAGAACTCACTCATGGCAGCCCCCATCTGACCACATTTCACATACATGTTAACGATGGATGTCCCAACGAAGACATCGTACTCGGGATCACGCCGGAGCACCATCCCATGCACCGCCCTCCCAACCCCCATCTCTGCACCAGCCGCGCACGCGCTGAGCGCCCCAGAATACGTGAACGAGTTGGGCTCGCAGGAGGAACCCCTCACCATGTCGCGGAACATCTCGACTCCGAGCGCGTGTTCACCGTTGCGCGCCGCCCCGGAGATAGCTGTGTTCCAGCAGACCGCGCTTCCGCGATCCCCGTCCTCGAACGCCCGCAGCGCGTCGCCCAGGCGACCGTGCTTGGCGAGCAGGTCCACCACGGTGCTGCAGATGTACGCGTCCCGCGAGAGCCCATCCTTCCAGGCTGCGCAGTAGAGCTGCTCCGCGAAGACCAAcggcgcggaggcggcggcaCAGGCGGCCAGCGCGTTGCCGTAAGAGAACCGGCACCACGCGGAGGCAGACCCCGCGGCGCGCGCACGGACGAAGCCTGCAAGCACGGCGGGGAGGTGCGCGAGGCGGTCCGCGGCGGGGCGGCGCGGCATTACGTCGAGCGGGTAGTGGGC belongs to Miscanthus floridulus cultivar M001 chromosome 4, ASM1932011v1, whole genome shotgun sequence and includes:
- the LOC136551764 gene encoding pentatricopeptide repeat-containing protein At1g74600, chloroplastic-like; translated protein: MPRRPAADRLAHLPAVLAGFVRARAAGSASAWCRFSYGNALAACAAASAPLVFAEQLYCAAWKDGLSRDAYICSTVVDLLAKHGRLGDALRAFEDGDRGSAVCWNTAISGAARNGEHALGVEMFRDMVRGSSCEPNSFTYSGALSACAAGAEMGVGRAVHGMVLRRDPEYDVFVGTSIVNMYVKCGQMGAAMSEFWRMPIRNVVSWTTAIAGFVQEEDPVSAMLLLTEMLRSGVAINKYTATSILLACSQMSMIREANQVHGMIMKTELYLDHVVKEALISTYANVGAVQLCEKVFQEVGTVSNRSIWSAFISGVSRHSLQRSIQLLRRMLCQGLRPNDKCYASVFSSVDSSEFGRLLHSLVIKDGFIHAVLVASALSTMYSRCKDLKDSYKVFEEMHERDEVSWTSMVAGFATHGHSVGAFQVLRNMIVEGFTPDDVSLSAILSACNVPECLLKGKEVHGHVLRAYGATTSINHCLISMYSKCKDVHRARRLFDATPCKDQIMLSSMISGYAMNGYSEEAISLFQLMLAAGFHIDRFLCSSIISICANMARPFYGKLLHGYATKVSILSDLSVSSSLVKLYSKSGNLDDSRKVFDEIDVPDLVTWTAIVDGYAQHGSSQDALAMFDLMIRYGVKPDTVILVSVLSACGRNGLVEEGFRHFNSMRTVYGVEPVLHHYCCMVDLLGRSGRLVEAKKFIESMPVKPDSMVWSTLLAACRVHDDVVLGRFVENKIHEENCDSGCFATMSNIRANSGDWEGVMEIRKSVKDVKKEPGWSLLEE